The Streptomyces tendae genome has a window encoding:
- a CDS encoding penicillin-binding transpeptidase domain-containing protein: MTRHIRHAALFCALLLVALLVNAARVQVLHAEDYEANPANRRAAIARYQQPRGDILVAGRPVTGSRDTGEHLRFERTYRDGPLYAPVTGFASQEYGTTLLEDTEDGVLSGAAPVLAPLPLWNEFTRSRSAGGDVLTTIDPRAQQAASEGLRGRKGAVAAVEPSTGRILALVSVPSYDPEPLSGNGRTAREAWARLNADPDRPMLNRAVQRTYPPGSTFKVVTAAAVLDAGTVKDLDRPTRSPDPYLLPGTTTRLVNGSGDCEDATLREAFVWSCNTVFAQLGASAGVARMRETAEGFGFNDPDLRIPFRVATSTFDTTVDAAQLALSSIGQYNTRATPLQMAMVAAAVASGGQVREPYLVERTTRASGGTVAAAGSRSVRRAMLPATAAHIRELMRGVVEDGTGKKAAIPGAVVGGKTGTAQHGLGNSGTPYAWFISWAQREDELEPKVAVAVVVEDAEGSRREISGGGTAAPVARAVMEAVLKK, from the coding sequence GTGACCCGGCACATCCGGCACGCCGCGCTGTTCTGCGCGCTGCTGCTGGTCGCCCTGCTGGTCAACGCGGCGCGGGTGCAGGTGCTGCACGCCGAGGACTACGAGGCCAACCCGGCCAACCGCCGTGCCGCCATCGCCCGCTACCAGCAGCCGCGCGGTGACATCCTGGTCGCCGGCCGGCCGGTCACCGGGTCCCGGGACACCGGGGAGCACCTGCGCTTCGAACGGACGTACAGGGACGGGCCGTTGTACGCGCCGGTGACGGGCTTCGCCTCGCAGGAGTACGGCACGACGCTGCTGGAGGACACCGAGGACGGGGTGTTGTCCGGTGCCGCCCCGGTGCTCGCGCCGCTCCCGCTGTGGAACGAGTTCACCCGCTCCCGCAGCGCGGGCGGTGACGTGCTGACCACGATCGACCCGCGGGCGCAGCAGGCTGCGTCCGAGGGCCTGCGCGGGCGGAAGGGCGCGGTGGCGGCGGTGGAGCCGTCGACCGGGCGGATCCTGGCGCTGGTGTCGGTCCCGTCGTACGACCCCGAGCCGCTGTCCGGGAACGGCAGGACGGCGCGGGAGGCCTGGGCGCGGCTGAACGCCGACCCGGACCGGCCGATGCTGAACCGGGCGGTACAGCGGACCTACCCCCCGGGGTCGACGTTCAAGGTGGTCACCGCGGCGGCGGTGCTGGACGCGGGCACGGTGAAGGACCTCGACAGGCCGACCCGCTCCCCCGACCCGTACCTCCTGCCGGGGACGACGACCCGGCTGGTCAACGGCTCCGGCGACTGCGAGGACGCCACGCTGCGCGAGGCGTTCGTGTGGTCCTGCAACACGGTGTTCGCCCAGCTCGGGGCGTCCGCCGGGGTGGCGCGGATGCGGGAGACGGCCGAGGGCTTCGGCTTCAACGACCCGGACCTGCGTATCCCGTTCCGGGTGGCGACCAGCACTTTCGACACCACGGTGGACGCGGCGCAGCTCGCGCTGTCGTCGATCGGGCAGTACAACACGCGGGCCACGCCGCTGCAGATGGCGATGGTCGCGGCGGCCGTGGCGAGCGGCGGGCAGGTGCGCGAGCCGTACCTGGTGGAGCGGACCACGCGGGCGAGCGGCGGCACGGTGGCGGCGGCCGGGTCGCGGTCGGTGCGGCGGGCCATGCTGCCGGCGACGGCGGCGCACATCCGGGAGCTGATGCGCGGTGTCGTGGAGGACGGCACCGGCAAGAAGGCGGCGATCCCCGGTGCCGTGGTCGGCGGGAAGACCGGCACCGCCCAGCACGGGCTGGGCAACTCCGGGACGCCGTACGCCTGGTTCATCTCCTGGGCGCAGCGCGAGGACGAGCTGGAGCCGAAGGTGGCGGTGGCCGTGGTGGTGGAGGACGCCGAGGGCAGCCGGCGGGAGATCAGCGGGGGCGGGACGGCGGCGCCGGTCGCCCGCGCCGTGATGGAGGCGGTACTGAAGAAGTAG
- a CDS encoding FtsW/RodA/SpoVE family cell cycle protein yields the protein MSKAGITLATADPPAPTVPLTGRRGVELALIVLAVGLSVYGYCAVGLARNGTVPPGAAGYGAGLGVLALLAHLAVRWRAPLADPLPLPIGVLLNGLGLVLIYRLDLEAPGDRGAPTQLIWSTLGVALFIAVILVLRDHRVLQRYTYLCVTVALVLLTVPILFPAVNGARIWIRVAGFSIQPGEFAKVLLAVFFAAYLAANRGALTYAGRRVWGMQVPTGRVLGPIVAVWLVSVGVLVLERDLGTSLLFFGLFVVLLYVATGRTGWIALGLLLASLGAVAVGRLEPHVHHRIETWLHPFASIDAGEGPNQIAQSLFAFAEGGILGSGLGLGHSVLIGFAVKSDFILATAGEELGLAGLSAIFLLYGLLVERGYRAGLALRDPFGRLLAVGLASLVALQVFVIAGGVTGLIPLTGMAMPFLAQGGSSVVTNWAIVALLVRLSDSARRQSGAGALR from the coding sequence ATGAGCAAGGCCGGCATCACCCTGGCGACGGCGGATCCGCCCGCGCCCACCGTCCCCCTCACCGGGCGCCGCGGCGTGGAACTCGCCCTCATCGTCCTGGCCGTCGGGCTGTCGGTGTACGGCTACTGCGCCGTCGGCCTCGCCAGGAACGGCACCGTCCCGCCCGGCGCCGCCGGATACGGCGCCGGGCTCGGCGTGCTCGCCCTGCTGGCGCATCTGGCGGTGCGCTGGCGCGCCCCGCTGGCGGACCCGCTGCCGCTGCCGATCGGGGTCCTGCTCAACGGGCTGGGTCTGGTGCTGATCTACCGGCTCGACCTGGAGGCGCCCGGTGACCGGGGCGCCCCCACCCAGCTGATCTGGTCGACGCTGGGGGTGGCGCTGTTCATCGCGGTGATCCTGGTGCTGCGCGACCACCGGGTGCTCCAGCGGTACACCTACCTCTGCGTCACCGTCGCTCTGGTCCTGCTGACGGTGCCGATCCTCTTCCCCGCGGTGAACGGCGCGCGGATCTGGATCCGGGTGGCCGGATTCTCCATCCAGCCCGGCGAGTTCGCGAAGGTGCTGCTGGCGGTGTTCTTCGCCGCGTACCTCGCCGCGAACCGCGGCGCGCTCACCTACGCGGGCCGCCGCGTCTGGGGGATGCAGGTGCCCACCGGGCGGGTGCTCGGCCCGATCGTCGCCGTGTGGCTGGTCAGCGTGGGTGTGCTGGTCCTGGAGCGGGACCTCGGCACATCACTGCTGTTCTTCGGCCTGTTCGTGGTCCTGCTGTACGTCGCCACCGGCCGCACCGGCTGGATCGCCCTGGGCCTGCTGCTGGCGTCGCTCGGGGCGGTGGCGGTGGGCCGGCTGGAGCCGCACGTGCACCACCGGATCGAGACCTGGCTGCACCCGTTCGCCTCCATCGACGCCGGTGAGGGCCCCAACCAGATCGCGCAGTCGCTGTTCGCCTTCGCGGAGGGCGGCATCCTGGGCTCGGGACTGGGGCTCGGACACTCCGTGCTGATCGGTTTCGCGGTCAAGTCCGACTTCATCCTGGCGACGGCCGGCGAGGAACTGGGCCTGGCCGGGCTGTCCGCGATCTTCCTGCTGTACGGGCTGCTGGTGGAGCGCGGCTACCGGGCGGGGCTGGCGCTGCGCGACCCGTTCGGCCGGCTGCTCGCCGTCGGCCTCGCCTCCCTGGTGGCGCTGCAGGTGTTCGTGATCGCGGGCGGGGTGACCGGGCTGATCCCGCTGACCGGGATGGCCATGCCGTTCCTGGCGCAGGGCGGTTCGTCCGTGGTGACCAACTGGGCGATCGTGGCGCTGCTGGTCCGGCTCAGCGACAGCGCGCGGCGGCAGTCCGGCGCGGGTGCGCTCCGGTGA
- a CDS encoding SH3 domain-containing protein encodes MSPRPPLARRLPMALAVGALAVATAVTPALAADDPGQSNQNNQSSQGNWSQQSGNGNGNSNNNSGSGHSSGDDGGSGNNTGSGSHQQSGNSQQGGGNQQSGGNQQSGGNGDWGNQAGGNHGDQGEYRGVVTTQKLALRSAPNRGSHVIRYAHKGEVVSIFCKVPGDKVDGNPLWYLLTDGTWAWGPARHIDNIGPAPRWC; translated from the coding sequence ATGTCACCGCGTCCCCCGCTCGCCCGCCGTCTGCCCATGGCGCTCGCCGTCGGGGCCCTCGCGGTCGCGACCGCCGTCACCCCCGCCCTCGCCGCCGACGACCCCGGCCAGAGCAACCAGAACAACCAGAGCAGTCAAGGGAACTGGAGCCAGCAGAGCGGCAACGGTAACGGCAACAGCAACAACAACAGCGGCTCCGGCCACAGCAGCGGGGACGACGGCGGCTCGGGCAACAACACCGGCTCGGGCTCCCACCAGCAGAGCGGCAACAGCCAGCAGGGCGGGGGCAACCAGCAGAGCGGGGGCAACCAGCAGAGCGGCGGCAACGGCGACTGGGGCAACCAGGCCGGCGGCAACCACGGCGACCAGGGCGAGTACCGCGGTGTCGTGACCACGCAGAAGCTGGCCCTGCGCAGCGCGCCCAACCGCGGTTCGCACGTCATCCGGTACGCCCACAAGGGCGAGGTCGTCTCGATCTTCTGCAAGGTCCCCGGCGACAAGGTGGACGGCAACCCGCTCTGGTACCTCCTCACGGACGGCACCTGGGCCTGGGGTCCTGCCCGGCACATCGACAACATCGGTCCCGCGCCACGCTGGTGCTGA
- a CDS encoding protein-tyrosine phosphatase family protein, giving the protein MRTRRSQPDVPAPDSPWDEIVPGLWMGGHQVRGPAGQLESVVVDRQFDLVQTLLRLPGHGPDPGVEHHVWPIPDGPLDGTQLAGVIRLAEAACEAQDAGRTVLVRCFHGYNRSGLVVAHALMRRGRTAESAIRLIRSRRSSWALHNDLFVDYLRSGLTTARLLEELTE; this is encoded by the coding sequence TTGCGTACCCGCAGGAGTCAACCCGACGTACCGGCCCCGGACAGTCCGTGGGACGAGATCGTGCCCGGCCTGTGGATGGGCGGGCACCAGGTCCGCGGGCCCGCCGGGCAGCTGGAGTCCGTGGTGGTGGACCGGCAGTTCGATCTCGTGCAGACCCTGCTGCGGCTGCCCGGTCACGGGCCGGACCCCGGGGTGGAGCACCACGTGTGGCCCATCCCGGACGGGCCGCTGGACGGCACCCAGCTGGCGGGAGTGATCCGGCTGGCCGAGGCGGCGTGCGAGGCGCAGGACGCCGGGCGCACGGTCCTGGTCCGCTGCTTCCACGGCTACAACCGCTCGGGCCTGGTCGTCGCGCACGCGCTGATGCGGCGGGGCCGGACGGCCGAGTCGGCGATCCGGCTGATCCGCTCCCGCCGCTCCTCCTGGGCGCTGCACAACGACCTGTTCGTCGACTACCTGCGGTCCGGGCTCACCACGGCCCGGCTGCTCGAGGAGCTGACGGAGTGA
- a CDS encoding NERD domain-containing protein translates to MDRPRVVPTRRHGRDRLYVCLPDGRTIAWYDREAARVNLLGEEYEEEALTALAPFLTGPVTVGPPPVPTSADLTRLALHADDDLAPNRPGEALLVGLDRDPGPARRLRPDPRRRALAAQQTVGGALDRVDGAGVHVLHSLPLPGGHRVHHLLIGPGGLYALHALYAHRQRVTVADPLVGLGRRAPEPLLHRLRADADRASHALTAEVRPVLVPVGAQRMTVTGPPRGVRVLTDADVPGLARGGGVLKPADVEALYAAARDRHTWARV, encoded by the coding sequence ATGGACCGACCGCGCGTCGTGCCGACCCGCCGGCACGGCAGGGACCGGCTGTACGTCTGCCTCCCGGACGGCAGGACCATCGCCTGGTACGACCGTGAGGCCGCCCGCGTGAACCTGCTCGGCGAGGAGTACGAGGAGGAGGCGCTCACCGCCCTGGCCCCCTTCCTCACCGGCCCGGTCACCGTCGGCCCGCCCCCGGTCCCCACCTCCGCCGACCTGACCCGGCTCGCCCTCCACGCCGACGACGACCTCGCCCCGAACCGTCCCGGCGAGGCCCTGCTGGTCGGCCTCGACCGCGACCCCGGCCCGGCCCGCCGCCTGCGCCCCGACCCGCGCCGGCGGGCGCTCGCCGCGCAGCAGACCGTGGGGGGCGCCCTGGACCGCGTGGACGGCGCCGGCGTTCATGTCCTGCACTCGCTGCCGCTCCCCGGCGGCCACCGCGTCCACCACCTGCTGATCGGCCCCGGCGGGCTGTACGCCCTGCACGCGCTGTACGCCCACAGACAGCGCGTGACCGTCGCCGACCCTCTGGTGGGCCTCGGCCGCCGGGCCCCCGAGCCCCTGCTGCACCGGTTGCGCGCCGACGCCGACCGGGCCTCCCACGCCCTGACGGCCGAGGTCCGCCCGGTGCTGGTACCGGTCGGCGCCCAGCGGATGACGGTCACCGGTCCGCCGCGCGGGGTGCGCGTCCTGACGGACGCGGACGTGCCGGGTCTGGCCCGCGGGGGAGGGGTGCTGAAGCCGGCGGACGTGGAGGCGCTGTACGCGGCGGCCCGTGACCGGCACACGTGGGCGCGGGTGTGA